In the Theobroma cacao cultivar B97-61/B2 chromosome 1, Criollo_cocoa_genome_V2, whole genome shotgun sequence genome, one interval contains:
- the LOC18611496 gene encoding histone H3.2, with amino-acid sequence MARTKQTARKSTGGKAPRKQLATKAARKSAPATGGVKKPHRFRPGTVALREIRKYQKSTELLIRKLPFQRLVREIAQDFKTDLRFQSSAVAALQEAAEAYLVGLFEDTNLCAIHAKRVTIMPKDIQLARRIRGERA; translated from the coding sequence ATGGCTCGTACTAAGCAAACCGCCAGAAAATCCACTGGAGGCAAGGCACCAAGAAAGCAATTGGCTACCAAAGCCGCTAGAAAATCAGCCCCAGCCACCGGCGGAGTTAAGAAGCCACACAGGTTCAGGCCAGGAACCGTGGCCTTGCGTGAAATCCGAAAGTACCAAAAGAGCACCGAACTCCTGATCAGGAAACTCCCATTCCAAAGGCTGGTGAGGGAAATTGCCCAGGATTTCAAGACCGATCTGAGGTTCCAAAGCAGCGCCGTTGCGGCTCTTCAGGAGGCGGCTGAGGCTTACTTGGTGGGTCTCTTCGAAGACACCAATCTGTGCGCCATTCACGCTAAGAGGGTTACTATTATGCCTAAGGATATCCAGTTGGCTCGGAGGATTAGGGGTGAGAGAGCGTAG